A window of the Brassica napus cultivar Da-Ae chromosome A2, Da-Ae, whole genome shotgun sequence genome harbors these coding sequences:
- the LOC106421035 gene encoding SNF1-related protein kinase regulatory subunit gamma-1-like, whose protein sequence is MAGSESLDKEISSAVSSCEAYFEKVQSRKNLPKSLQETLNSAFAGIPVSSFPRVPGGRVIEIPAQTSVSEAVKILSDSKILSAPVINKDHESSLDWRERYLGIIDYSSIILWVLESAELAAIALSATSATAAGVGAGAVGALGVVALGATGPVAAAGLAAAAVGAAVAGGVAADRGIGKYAPTAVDRLGKDFYQVILREEPFKSTTVRTILKSFRYAPFVPVSTESSMLSVLLLLSKYRLRNVPVIKPGEPDIKNYITQSAVVYGLEDCKGRDWFDHISALPISDLGLPFMSPKEVISIDSDEHILEAFKRMRDNNIGGLPVVEGTNKKIVGNISMRDIRYLLLQPQVFSNFRHLTVRNFTTKIATAGEEYGLAIPAITCRPDSTLGSVINSLASRSVHRVYVGEGDENELYGVITLRDVISCFVSEPPNYFENYLGFSVKEMLNR, encoded by the exons ATGGCGGGAAGTGAGAGTTTAGATAAGGAGATAAGCTCGGCGGTTTCTAGCTGCGAGGCGTATTTCGAAAAAGTTCAGTCGAGGAAGAACCTTCCCAAGTCTCTTCAAGAAACTCTTAACTCTGCCTTCGCCGGAATCCCCGTTTCCTCCTTCCCTCGAGTTCCCGGCGGCAGAG TGATTGAGATACCAGCGCAAACATCTGTGTCCGAAGCAGTAAAGATTCTTTCAGACAGCAAGATTCTCTCAGCTCCTGTGATAAACAAAGACCACGAGAGCTCCCTAGACTGGAGAGAGAGATATCTAGGAATCATTGACTACTCCTCCATCATCCTATGGGTTCTTGAGAGTGCAGAACTAGCTGCTATCGCATTATCGGCCACGTCAGCAACCGCTGCTGGTGTTGGCGCAGGAGCTGTTGGAGCTTTAGGTGTTGTAGCGCTCGGTGCAACCGGTCCTGTAGCTGCAGCGGGGCTAGCGGCTGCGGCTGTTGGAGCTGCCGTTGCTGGTGGTGTTGCAGCTGACCGTGGTATCGGGAAATATGCTCCAACAGCTGTTGATAGGTTAGGAAAAGATTTCTATCAAGTCATTCTACGGGAAGAgcctttcaaatcaaccact GTTAGAACGATACTAAAGTCATTTAGATATGCTCCCTTTGTTCCGGTGTCTACAGAGAGTTCCATGTTGAGTGTTTTGTTGCTACTCTCCAAGTACCGGTTAAGAAACGTCCCGGTGATTAAACCAGGTGAGCCAGATATCAAGAACTACATTACTCAATCTGCAGTTGTTTATGGTCTTGAAGACTGCAAAGGCAGAGATTGGTTCGATCACATTTCCGCTCTCCCCATTTCTGATCTCGGCCTCCCTTTCATGTCACCCAAGGAG GTTATTAGCATTGACAGCGACGAACATATTCTTGAAGCATTCAAGAGAATGAGAGACAACAACATTGGTGGTCTTCCTGTTGTTGAAGGGACAAACAAGAAGATTGTTGGAAACATAAGCATGAGGGACATTAGATATCTGCTACTTCAACCTCAAGTCTTCTCTAATTTCAGGCATCTTACGGTGAGGAACTTCACTACAAAGATTGCTACGGCGGGAGAGGAATACGGTTTAGCTATTCCTGCGATAACATGTAGGCCTGATTCGACTTTGGGTAGTGTTATAAACAGTTTGGCTTCGAGGTCGGTGCATCGAGTTTATGTAGGGGAGGGAGATGAGAATGAGCTTTATGGAGTTATTACACTGAGGGATGTGATCTCTTGTTTCGTGTCAGAACCTCCCAACTACTTTGAGAACTATCTTGGCTTCTCAGTTAAAGAAATGCTTAACCGATGA
- the LOC106421023 gene encoding probable WRKY transcription factor 36 isoform X2 has translation MIKEEIDSCVHPLDGGMAESDKEVELDATKAKVDKVREENEKLKLLLSTVRTEYNSLQMHVSNVIRQQHEASMKLDDNGHEDLDVDISLTLGRSEQKISKKEEQVKKIIAENNSIKNKEGSEKKRWAHGLAFRIQSFEDPDTNQTMRKDVKTARNEDQHELLEGHEQPGLKKTRVCVKAPCEDPSINDGCQWRKYGQKTAKTNPLPRAYYRCSMSSNCPVRKQVQRCGEDDTSAYMTTYEGNHDHPLPMEATHMAAGTSAAASLLQSGASSSASLSHFFPFHHFSVSTTNSHPTVTLDLTQPNYDPNQLPNYPLSSSSLSFSSSGRPSPSKSHTLSFSGLRSQAPMNTYSHLSHHTRLFGRQ, from the exons ATGATCAAAGAAGAGATCGATTCATGTGTTCATCCTCTAGATGGTGGTATGGCAGAATCCGATAAG GAAGTGGAGCTTGATGCAACAAAAGCAAAGGTAGATAAAGTAAGAGAAGAAAACGAAAAGTTAAAGCTCTTACTCTCTACGGTCCGTACAGAATACAACTCCCTTCAAATGCATGTCTCCAATGTTATCCGACAACAACATGAAGCTTCTATGAAGCTAGACGATAATGGTCACGAGGATTTGGATGTAGATATATCTCTTACGCTTGGTAGATCAGAGCAGAAAATATCCAAGAAAGAGGAACAAGTAAAGAAAATTATTGCGGAAAATAATTCTATTAAGAACAAGGAAGGGTCGGAGAAGAAAAGATGGGCGCATGGATTAGCATTTCGGATTCAAAGTTTTGAAGATCCGGATACTAATCAAACCATGAG GAAAGATGTCAAAACAGCTAGAAATGAAGATCAGCATGAGCTTTTGGAAGGACATGAGCAACCAGGTTTAAAGAAAACTAGGGTCTGTGTAAAAGCCCCATGTGAAGATCCATCA ATAAACGACGGTTGCCAATGGAGGAAATACGGTCAAAAGACTGCAAAAACGAATCCTCTTCCACGAGCCTATTACCGCTGCTCCATGTCCTCGAATTGTCCCGTAAGGAAACAG GTGCAAAGATGCGGAGAAGATGATACATCCGCTTATATGACGACGTACGAAGGAAATCACGACCATCCTCTTCCTATGGAAGCAACTCATATGGCAGCTGGAACTTCAGCTGCCGCCTCCTTACTACAATCTGGCGCCTCTTCTTCAGCGAGCTTAAGCCATTTCTTCCCTTTTCACCACTTCTCTGTCTCCACCACCAACTCCCACCCCACTGTAACACTCGACCTCACACAACCAAACTATGATCCCAATCAATTACCAAACTaccctctttcttcttcctctctcagCTTCTCCTCCTCTGGTCGTCCATCTCCGTCAAAGAGTCACACATTGAGCTTCAGTGGTTTGAGATCACAAGCTCCTATGAATACATATTCACATTTATCACATCACACCAGACTTTTTGGACGGCAGTGA
- the LOC106421023 gene encoding probable WRKY transcription factor 36 isoform X1 yields MIKEEIDSCVHPLDGGMAESDKEVELDATKAKVDKVREENEKLKLLLSTVRTEYNSLQMHVSNVIRQQHEASMKLDDNGHEDLDVDISLTLGRSEQKISKKEEQVKKIIAENNSIKNKEGSEKKRWAHGLAFRIQSFEDPDTNQTMRLDNLSKEVKNKSVENKYLSSRKDVKTARNEDQHELLEGHEQPGLKKTRVCVKAPCEDPSINDGCQWRKYGQKTAKTNPLPRAYYRCSMSSNCPVRKQVQRCGEDDTSAYMTTYEGNHDHPLPMEATHMAAGTSAAASLLQSGASSSASLSHFFPFHHFSVSTTNSHPTVTLDLTQPNYDPNQLPNYPLSSSSLSFSSSGRPSPSKSHTLSFSGLRSQAPMNTYSHLSHHTRLFGRQ; encoded by the exons ATGATCAAAGAAGAGATCGATTCATGTGTTCATCCTCTAGATGGTGGTATGGCAGAATCCGATAAG GAAGTGGAGCTTGATGCAACAAAAGCAAAGGTAGATAAAGTAAGAGAAGAAAACGAAAAGTTAAAGCTCTTACTCTCTACGGTCCGTACAGAATACAACTCCCTTCAAATGCATGTCTCCAATGTTATCCGACAACAACATGAAGCTTCTATGAAGCTAGACGATAATGGTCACGAGGATTTGGATGTAGATATATCTCTTACGCTTGGTAGATCAGAGCAGAAAATATCCAAGAAAGAGGAACAAGTAAAGAAAATTATTGCGGAAAATAATTCTATTAAGAACAAGGAAGGGTCGGAGAAGAAAAGATGGGCGCATGGATTAGCATTTCGGATTCAAAGTTTTGAAGATCCGGATACTAATCAAACCATGAGGTTAGATAATCTTTCTAAAGAGGTTAAGAATAAAAGCgtggaaaataaatatttatcttCCAGGAAAGATGTCAAAACAGCTAGAAATGAAGATCAGCATGAGCTTTTGGAAGGACATGAGCAACCAGGTTTAAAGAAAACTAGGGTCTGTGTAAAAGCCCCATGTGAAGATCCATCA ATAAACGACGGTTGCCAATGGAGGAAATACGGTCAAAAGACTGCAAAAACGAATCCTCTTCCACGAGCCTATTACCGCTGCTCCATGTCCTCGAATTGTCCCGTAAGGAAACAG GTGCAAAGATGCGGAGAAGATGATACATCCGCTTATATGACGACGTACGAAGGAAATCACGACCATCCTCTTCCTATGGAAGCAACTCATATGGCAGCTGGAACTTCAGCTGCCGCCTCCTTACTACAATCTGGCGCCTCTTCTTCAGCGAGCTTAAGCCATTTCTTCCCTTTTCACCACTTCTCTGTCTCCACCACCAACTCCCACCCCACTGTAACACTCGACCTCACACAACCAAACTATGATCCCAATCAATTACCAAACTaccctctttcttcttcctctctcagCTTCTCCTCCTCTGGTCGTCCATCTCCGTCAAAGAGTCACACATTGAGCTTCAGTGGTTTGAGATCACAAGCTCCTATGAATACATATTCACATTTATCACATCACACCAGACTTTTTGGACGGCAGTGA
- the LOC106394892 gene encoding hypersensitive-induced response protein 2, producing MGQVLGCVQVDQSTVAIKETFGKFDDVLQPGCHCMPWCLGSQVAGHLSLRVQQLDVRCETKTKDNVFVTVVASIQYRALAESAQDAFYKLSNTRNQIQAYVFDVIRASVPKLDLDSTFEQKNDIAKTVESELEKAMSHYGYEIVQTLIVDIEPDVHVKKAMNEINAASRMREAASEKAEAEKILQIKRAEGEAESKYLSGLGIARQRQAIVDGLRNSVLAFSESVPGTSSKDVMDMVLVTQYFDTLKDIGASSKSNAVFIPHGPGAVKDIASQIRDGLLQGKAAE from the exons atgggTCAAGTTTTAGGATGTGTCCAAGTTGATCAGTCGACTGTAGCAATCAAAGAGACTTTTGGGAAGTTCGACGATGTTCTCCAGCCAGGTTGTCACTGTATGCCATGGTGCTTAGGTAGTCAAGTTGCTGGTCACCTTTCATTGCGTGTTCAGCAGCTCGATGTTCGCTGCGAGACCAAAACGAAG GATAATGTGTTTGTCACCGTTGTTGCTTCCATTCAATACCGTGCCTTAGCTGAGAGTGCTCAAGATGCATTTTACAAGCTCAGCAACACTAGGAACCAGATTCAAGCTTATGTCTTTGATG TGATCCGAGCAAGTGTTCCGAAGCTGGACCTAGACTCAACCTTTGAGCAGAAGAACGACATTGCCAAAACCGTTGAGAGTGAGCTTGAAAAG GCTATGTCTCATTACGGGTATGAGATAGTCCAGACGCTTATTGTGGATATTGAGCCAGATGTGCATGTCAAGAAGGCGATGAATGAGATCAATGCCG CTTCGAGAATGAGAGAGGCAGCGAGTGAGAAAGCTGAGGCAGAGAAGATACTGCAGATCAAGAGAGCCGAGGGAGAAGCTGAATCGAAATACCTTTCAGGTCTTGGTATAGCACGTCAGAGACAAGCTATTGTGGATGGTCTGAGAAACAGTGTGCTTGCATTTTCTGAGTCTGTTCCAGGGACTTCTTCCAAAGACGTCATGGATATGGTTCTGGTGACTCAGTACTTTGACACACTTAAGGATATTGGAGCGTCTTCCAAGTCAAACGCGGTGTTCATACCGCACGGTCCAGGCGCTGTTAAGGACATTGCTTCACAGATCAGGGATGGTCTACTTCAGGGGAAAGCTGCTGAGTAA